In a genomic window of Temperatibacter marinus:
- a CDS encoding YIP1 family protein encodes MSQNASPVSTLLDIITSPHQAVKNIQGNNKWMWLPLILLLGVNSAVLAYYYQIIDIDWMFDQISASSPEPLPEQARGFMTRGAMTTTSVLGVMIMIPLFMALYAFYLNMFDKFTAKGDHGFGSWFSVSVWSSFPSIIMPLASLIVLLTTSSDQITMDEMNFMTANALITHYPIGDPAAGFMSALSPFLFWSLWLLALNVSHKTNRSMSKSLVIAAIPYVIIYGIWGAMVLG; translated from the coding sequence GTGTCACAGAATGCATCACCTGTATCAACATTACTTGACATCATTACATCACCGCATCAGGCGGTAAAAAATATCCAAGGCAATAACAAATGGATGTGGCTACCGCTTATACTACTTCTTGGCGTGAACTCAGCCGTGCTCGCATATTATTATCAGATAATAGATATAGATTGGATGTTTGATCAAATATCAGCTTCCTCCCCAGAACCTCTGCCTGAACAGGCAAGAGGCTTTATGACAAGGGGGGCTATGACCACGACTAGTGTGTTAGGCGTGATGATTATGATCCCTCTGTTTATGGCCTTGTATGCATTTTATTTAAATATGTTCGATAAGTTTACGGCTAAAGGCGATCATGGATTTGGCTCATGGTTCTCTGTTTCTGTGTGGTCTTCTTTCCCAAGCATCATTATGCCCCTTGCCTCATTGATTGTTTTGCTAACCACATCTAGCGATCAAATTACAATGGATGAAATGAATTTCATGACCGCTAATGCATTGATTACACACTATCCAATTGGTGATCCTGCTGCCGGATTTATGTCTGCTCTAAGCCCTTTCTTGTTTTGGTCCCTTTGGCTGCTCGCATTAAATGTATCGCACAAGACTAATCGTTCAATGAGCAAATCTCTAGTTATTGCGGCCATACCGTATGTCATTATTTATGGCATTTGGGGTGCGATGGTTTTGGGGTGA
- a CDS encoding efflux RND transporter periplasmic adaptor subunit, with translation MKKFIIVIAIITVVVIMAVFSKKSSSEGQEMMIEKVERGRVAASVLASGTLNFREIINLRTEVTGKISEIHVEEGAVVKKGNTLLVISAEQFEADLKRQEAMVSMRRIAIERQEVFSEQLKRSLRRQKDLFETGHIGSDAMENYERDYKLSRLDLDSRRKDLEQAEALLAQANDRLNKTVIRAPIDGIVTTSNAKIGETVVAGTTNIIGSALLDVADPSAVLAEVQVAETDILSVKIGQKALVTTVAAPENPMAGEVISIGTTARRDSNQQNSFLVKILIKSDSGDFSRLAISCRAEIYTEVAESAVFAPVEAVLNAKKDGQTTQHVFVAVEGKVVKRTVEIGIQTDSKVEIVSGLKENDDLIVGPYRKLRTLRENSLVKPRNVNKEDDNA, from the coding sequence ATGAAAAAATTTATTATAGTTATAGCTATTATCACTGTCGTGGTCATCATGGCAGTCTTTTCAAAAAAATCATCTTCTGAAGGTCAAGAGATGATGATTGAAAAGGTAGAACGAGGGCGGGTGGCTGCCAGCGTTTTAGCTTCTGGCACATTAAATTTCCGCGAGATTATTAATCTGCGTACAGAGGTGACTGGAAAGATTAGTGAAATTCATGTTGAGGAAGGCGCTGTAGTAAAGAAAGGCAATACGCTTTTAGTGATCAGCGCGGAACAATTTGAAGCAGATCTAAAGCGACAAGAGGCAATGGTTAGCATGCGCAGGATTGCTATTGAACGTCAGGAAGTCTTTTCAGAGCAATTAAAACGTAGTCTGAGGCGTCAAAAAGATTTATTCGAAACGGGTCACATTGGTAGTGATGCTATGGAAAATTACGAGCGGGATTATAAACTTTCTCGCTTGGACTTGGATAGTCGTCGCAAAGACCTTGAACAAGCGGAAGCCTTGCTCGCGCAAGCTAATGATCGGCTTAATAAAACGGTTATTCGTGCGCCGATCGATGGGATCGTGACCACATCAAATGCAAAAATTGGTGAGACTGTTGTTGCGGGAACAACTAATATTATTGGCTCCGCTTTACTTGATGTCGCTGATCCATCAGCAGTTTTAGCCGAAGTGCAAGTTGCTGAGACAGATATTTTGTCAGTCAAAATAGGTCAAAAAGCGCTGGTTACAACAGTGGCAGCCCCTGAAAACCCTATGGCTGGTGAAGTGATTAGTATCGGTACAACCGCGCGGCGTGATAGCAATCAGCAAAATTCATTCCTAGTGAAAATTCTAATAAAATCGGACAGCGGTGATTTTTCAAGGCTCGCCATTAGTTGCCGTGCAGAGATATATACAGAGGTGGCTGAAAGCGCTGTATTTGCACCGGTTGAAGCCGTCTTAAATGCCAAAAAGGACGGCCAAACTACTCAGCATGTATTTGTTGCAGTAGAGGGCAAGGTCGTTAAACGCACAGTCGAGATTGGAATTCAGACGGATAGCAAGGTTGAGATTGTATCTGGGTTAAAAGAGAATGATGATTTGATTGTCGGTCCTTACAGGAAGCTACGCACCTTACGCGAAAATTCCCTAGTTAAGCCAAGGAATGTGAACAAAGAAGATGACAATGCCTAA
- a CDS encoding ABC transporter ATP-binding protein, with protein MPNHASVITLKQIERTYEMGDEIIRALDGVDVSIGDNEYIAVIGKSGSGKSTMMNILGCLDSPTKGEYILNGHRVHELSDNDLSAVRNRDIGFIFQNFNLLPRSTALQNVMQPLIYKEVPRAERRNQAMEALNRVGLGERHHHLPNQLSGGQRQRVAIARALVTNPSIILADEPTGNLDSNTTSDIMALFDILIEQGQTIIIVTHEADIAAHCKRVITISDGKIMSDESKVPSIPEGQS; from the coding sequence ATGCCTAATCATGCTTCTGTGATCACCTTAAAGCAGATAGAGCGAACCTATGAAATGGGGGATGAAATTATTCGAGCTCTTGACGGTGTCGATGTATCTATCGGTGACAATGAATATATTGCGGTCATCGGCAAGTCAGGCTCAGGTAAGTCAACCATGATGAACATTCTTGGGTGTCTGGATAGCCCAACAAAAGGTGAGTATATTTTAAACGGCCACAGAGTGCATGAATTGTCAGATAATGACTTATCAGCGGTACGAAACCGCGATATTGGTTTTATCTTTCAGAACTTTAATCTGTTGCCAAGGTCGACAGCCCTTCAAAATGTTATGCAGCCTTTGATTTATAAGGAAGTCCCTCGAGCAGAGCGACGCAATCAGGCAATGGAGGCTCTAAACCGTGTCGGCCTCGGTGAACGGCATCATCACTTGCCTAACCAATTGTCTGGGGGTCAGCGACAACGTGTGGCAATTGCGCGTGCACTTGTGACTAATCCATCTATCATACTAGCAGATGAACCGACAGGGAACTTAGATAGCAATACGACCAGTGATATTATGGCATTGTTTGACATCTTAATCGAACAGGGTCAGACAATCATTATTGTAACTCATGAAGCTGACATTGCCGCCCATTGTAAGCGGGTAATCACCATATCTGATGGAAAGATAATGAGTGATGAAAGTAAAGTGCCTTCTATTCCAGAGGGGCAGTCTTGA
- a CDS encoding ABC transporter permease, translated as MMRSVENLILALLALKANLLRSILTTLGIIVGVASVIIVIAIMQGFSDSITKQFESMGSNTLIVEPHLPFSEVMKGRRARMKLSDYEAIERNIEGIDSMIPMVFNGGGALFYNGKRANMQYYMGTNSGYEELNNFFPVNGRFFVDSDSSQNRRVIILGADIRKELDLPVDPSGEFVQLNNQWFKVIGEMEKRDATLGFSQDNMVMMPFGTAMQMLGSRAEFSLQMMIKTSETESIERIIDQITLMLRKRHNIKENEVDDFRVQASGQMQEQFESIMATSIMVVSAIVGISLIVGGIGIMNIMLVSVSERTREIGVCKALGATRGDILTQFLAEAIILCLIGGAIGIGLGYSIAWIAVSLIPTLPGVSIPLWAILLSLGFASSVGIIFGIVPASKAANLDPIQALHHE; from the coding sequence ATGATGCGTTCAGTTGAAAATTTAATTTTAGCCCTGTTAGCACTTAAGGCTAATTTACTTCGGAGTATTCTGACGACTCTAGGCATTATTGTAGGTGTTGCCAGTGTGATAATTGTTATCGCTATCATGCAGGGGTTTTCAGATAGCATTACAAAGCAATTTGAAAGTATGGGCAGTAACACATTAATTGTGGAGCCTCACTTGCCTTTTAGCGAAGTCATGAAAGGCCGACGCGCCCGTATGAAACTTTCAGATTATGAAGCCATCGAGCGCAATATAGAAGGTATCGACTCCATGATACCGATGGTCTTTAATGGGGGCGGGGCTCTCTTTTACAACGGAAAACGTGCAAATATGCAATATTATATGGGCACGAACTCGGGCTATGAAGAGTTAAATAATTTCTTTCCCGTAAATGGCCGTTTTTTCGTTGATAGTGATAGCAGCCAAAACAGGCGGGTAATTATTTTAGGCGCTGATATCAGAAAAGAGCTTGATCTGCCGGTGGATCCAAGCGGTGAGTTTGTTCAGTTAAATAACCAATGGTTTAAAGTGATTGGGGAGATGGAAAAGCGAGACGCAACGCTTGGATTTTCGCAGGATAATATGGTGATGATGCCCTTTGGTACAGCTATGCAAATGCTGGGATCACGCGCTGAGTTTTCACTACAAATGATGATTAAAACCTCTGAAACCGAGAGCATTGAACGTATTATTGACCAAATTACACTCATGCTACGTAAAAGGCATAATATTAAGGAAAATGAAGTCGATGATTTCCGAGTTCAAGCTTCTGGTCAAATGCAAGAGCAATTTGAATCTATTATGGCCACCAGTATTATGGTCGTCTCGGCCATCGTAGGGATTTCTCTAATTGTCGGAGGAATTGGCATTATGAATATTATGTTGGTCAGTGTCTCTGAGCGCACAAGAGAAATAGGTGTATGCAAAGCACTAGGGGCAACACGCGGTGATATACTCACTCAGTTTTTAGCCGAGGCTATTATTCTTTGTTTAATTGGTGGCGCGATTGGGATCGGTTTGGGATATAGTATCGCTTGGATTGCTGTTTCATTAATACCAACCCTCCCTGGGGTCTCTATTCCTTTATGGGCTATTCTTCTCAGTCTAGGATTTGCGAGTTCAGTGGGAATTATTTTTGGTATTGTACCAGCGTCTAAAGCAGCTAACCTTGATCCAATACAAGCACTCCATCATGAATAG
- a CDS encoding PAS domain-containing hybrid sensor histidine kinase/response regulator: MTKSKDYNKVSQNERFMKEAIAASGVGLWEWSVPDNNVIYSSEWFTMLGYAEDEYPSGFATWEKLTHDDDKEPILEKADRAFLGDINKYEGRFRMLCKDGSWKWIHAKGMVTERDQEGKALKIFGIHIDISKEMSEEIALKEALKKEAEARAVKEQFLATMSHEIRTPMNGIMGMLELALKTPLNEEQKDFLETALKSSQHLLHILNDTLDISRLEQGAMSLDISKFNIIALLNDTVSLFTATAMKKKIELNLAIDESCPQYLDGDEQKLRQILINIIGNAVKFTQDGHIDIHASISNENGKTILNITISDTGIGIPKDKQEHIFEAFKQVDASISRNYGGTGLGLAITKKLISLLQGEITIESALKKGSTFEIKIPLSESTSKLTNQNDEIQCLKEVKFSYSNDGILIVEDNPINQMILKKFLEVDEIPITTVNNGKAAVDLCKRSQFDLILMDIHMPMMDGVTATKEIKKGSGLNSNTPIIAVTADALAGDKEKYLKSGMSDYITKPINRSLLLKTISIYL; encoded by the coding sequence ATGACTAAAAGTAAAGATTATAATAAAGTAAGTCAAAATGAACGCTTCATGAAAGAAGCTATTGCAGCTTCTGGGGTAGGCCTCTGGGAATGGTCAGTTCCTGATAATAATGTTATTTATAGTTCTGAATGGTTCACAATGCTGGGTTACGCTGAAGATGAATACCCCTCAGGTTTTGCAACATGGGAAAAGCTCACACATGATGATGATAAAGAGCCAATACTGGAAAAAGCTGATAGAGCATTTTTAGGTGACATAAATAAATATGAAGGTCGCTTCAGAATGCTATGTAAGGATGGCTCCTGGAAATGGATCCATGCTAAGGGTATGGTTACTGAGCGAGATCAAGAGGGAAAAGCGCTTAAAATTTTTGGTATCCATATTGATATTTCAAAGGAAATGAGTGAAGAAATAGCCCTGAAAGAGGCTTTAAAAAAAGAGGCTGAGGCCCGCGCTGTAAAAGAGCAATTTTTAGCAACTATGAGCCATGAAATTCGTACTCCGATGAATGGTATTATGGGTATGCTTGAATTAGCTCTAAAAACGCCGCTCAATGAAGAACAAAAAGACTTTTTAGAAACAGCCTTAAAATCCTCTCAACACTTACTGCATATTTTAAACGACACGCTTGATATATCGCGCTTAGAGCAAGGGGCTATGTCGTTAGATATTTCAAAATTCAATATAATTGCATTACTTAATGATACTGTCTCATTATTTACGGCGACAGCTATGAAAAAGAAAATTGAATTGAATTTAGCTATTGATGAGTCATGCCCTCAATACCTGGATGGTGATGAGCAAAAACTTCGTCAAATTTTGATCAATATTATCGGTAACGCTGTAAAATTCACTCAAGACGGCCATATCGATATCCATGCTTCTATTTCAAATGAAAATGGAAAAACGATATTAAACATTACCATCAGCGATACAGGTATTGGCATCCCAAAAGATAAACAAGAACATATTTTTGAAGCTTTTAAGCAAGTCGATGCTTCAATTTCTCGAAATTATGGCGGCACAGGCCTTGGGCTCGCGATCACAAAAAAACTAATATCCCTATTACAAGGTGAGATCACCATAGAGAGTGCATTAAAGAAGGGCAGTACTTTTGAGATCAAAATACCTTTAAGCGAGTCTACCTCAAAATTAACCAATCAGAATGATGAAATTCAATGCCTTAAGGAAGTGAAATTCAGCTATTCTAATGACGGTATTCTAATCGTAGAAGATAATCCCATCAACCAGATGATTCTCAAAAAATTTCTCGAGGTAGATGAAATCCCGATAACAACGGTAAATAATGGTAAAGCAGCGGTTGATCTATGTAAACGCAGTCAATTTGATCTGATCTTGATGGATATTCATATGCCCATGATGGACGGTGTTACAGCAACCAAAGAAATCAAAAAAGGGAGTGGATTAAATTCGAATACACCCATCATTGCTGTTACGGCAGACGCTTTAGCAGGTGATAAAGAAAAATATTTAAAGTCTGGTATGTCGGATTATATCACCAAACCTATCAATCGATCACTCCTTCTGAAAACGATATCAATCTATCTTTAA
- a CDS encoding sulfotransferase family 2 domain-containing protein, producing MIISIHIKNCSGTQVRQGLKDHFQAALFEDKGDETGSTWPSSLAKRERQQKNTQESKALFLDKFKAIHGHFNRRKYEILGNHCRYISFMRDPVSRVIANYDTLKNQPNSNQTEALIVNKLGFSLEEYIQHPDARNIQSRYLQSTTLKEYEFIGLTEKYEESIKKLNTQFDLSLSSTLPTEAEEHTSKEYEISNALAQLIKDCNPHDMELYALAIEKFNKA from the coding sequence GTGATCATCTCTATCCATATAAAAAACTGCAGCGGGACACAGGTGAGGCAAGGCCTTAAAGACCATTTTCAAGCAGCGCTTTTTGAAGATAAAGGGGATGAGACTGGATCTACCTGGCCCTCTTCTCTTGCGAAAAGAGAGCGGCAACAAAAAAATACACAAGAAAGCAAAGCCCTATTTTTAGATAAGTTCAAGGCCATCCATGGTCATTTCAATCGCAGAAAATATGAAATATTAGGTAATCACTGTCGTTATATCAGTTTTATGCGGGATCCTGTCTCTCGGGTCATAGCCAATTATGACACCCTCAAAAACCAACCTAATTCAAATCAGACTGAGGCCCTTATTGTGAATAAGTTAGGCTTCTCTCTAGAAGAATATATTCAACACCCAGATGCTCGAAATATTCAATCACGCTATCTCCAGTCTACAACTCTAAAAGAATATGAATTTATCGGCCTGACAGAGAAATATGAGGAGAGCATAAAAAAATTGAACACTCAATTTGACCTTTCTTTATCATCGACACTCCCCACGGAGGCTGAAGAGCATACTTCAAAAGAATATGAAATCTCAAACGCGCTTGCTCAGCTTATCAAAGACTGTAATCCCCATGATATGGAGCTATATGCTCTTGCTATAGAAAAGTTTAATAAGGCATAA
- the pcaF gene encoding 3-oxoadipyl-CoA thiolase, with protein sequence MTGSYTRDVYICDAIRTPIGRYGGALSSVRADDLGALPIKHLLKNNEALDPAAIEEVFYGCANQAGEDNRNVARMSGLLAGLPVSVPGVTLNRLCGSGLDAVGSAARAIASGDMNLAIAGGVESMSRAPFVMPKATTAFSRANEVFDTTIGWRFVNRLLEEQYGIDSMPETAENVAAEYTISREDQDKMALASQEKAAKAQENGRLAQEIMTVDIPQRRGDPIHVDRDEHPRLTSLEKLASLKTPFRKGGSVTAGNASGVNDGAAAMLVASAEAARENGLQPVARVITMATAGVDPRIMGVGPVEAVKKALCKAHLTIEEMDVIELNEAFAAQGLAVLRALGVADDDPRVNPNGGAIALGHPLGMSGTRLVMTAARELQNTGKKYALCTMCVGVGQGIAMIIERAE encoded by the coding sequence ATGACTGGTTCCTATACAAGAGATGTTTATATCTGTGATGCAATTCGCACGCCCATTGGGCGGTATGGGGGCGCCTTGTCCTCTGTCAGGGCAGATGACCTTGGCGCTTTACCTATTAAGCATCTTCTAAAAAACAATGAAGCCCTAGACCCTGCAGCCATTGAAGAAGTTTTTTATGGGTGCGCCAATCAGGCTGGAGAGGATAACAGAAATGTGGCCCGCATGTCCGGTTTGCTCGCAGGACTCCCTGTATCGGTTCCTGGGGTCACCCTCAATAGATTATGTGGGTCTGGCTTGGACGCTGTGGGCAGCGCTGCACGTGCAATCGCTTCGGGTGATATGAATCTTGCTATTGCAGGCGGCGTCGAGAGTATGTCCCGGGCCCCTTTTGTCATGCCTAAAGCAACAACGGCTTTTTCAAGGGCGAATGAAGTGTTCGATACCACCATCGGATGGCGATTTGTTAATCGCTTATTGGAAGAGCAATATGGTATCGATTCAATGCCAGAGACCGCTGAAAATGTTGCTGCGGAATATACAATATCTCGAGAGGATCAGGATAAAATGGCCCTGGCCTCTCAAGAGAAGGCCGCAAAGGCACAAGAAAATGGTCGCCTGGCTCAAGAGATTATGACGGTTGACATTCCCCAGCGAAGAGGCGATCCAATTCATGTGGACCGCGATGAGCATCCGCGCTTAACCTCCTTGGAAAAACTCGCGTCGCTAAAAACGCCCTTTAGGAAAGGCGGAAGTGTTACGGCAGGAAATGCTTCAGGTGTTAATGACGGCGCGGCAGCGATGCTTGTCGCCTCTGCCGAAGCAGCACGGGAAAATGGTCTTCAACCTGTCGCACGGGTGATCACAATGGCAACTGCTGGTGTGGATCCGCGTATTATGGGGGTGGGGCCTGTTGAAGCTGTGAAGAAAGCCCTATGCAAAGCGCATCTTACCATCGAGGAGATGGATGTCATCGAATTGAATGAAGCCTTCGCGGCGCAAGGGCTGGCTGTGCTGAGAGCCCTTGGTGTTGCGGATGATGACCCCCGAGTTAATCCAAATGGTGGGGCCATAGCGCTGGGGCACCCCCTTGGAATGTCGGGAACGCGGTTGGTGATGACTGCTGCCCGCGAATTACAGAATACAGGTAAAAAATACGCTCTCTGTACCATGTGTGTTGGCGTTGGACAGGGTATTGCCATGATTATTGAGCGGGCTGAGTAA
- a CDS encoding bifunctional 4-hydroxy-2-oxoglutarate aldolase/2-dehydro-3-deoxy-phosphogluconate aldolase, which produces MSSVLNLIKSVQYIPIFQGKAETELHTVLSHLEGVYAPIMEIPLRCEEAPELLQLAKKTAPHFKIGAGSVSTVSDAEKALDCGADYLMSAGVNDRVMAYALDRNIPIFPGVYTPSDVEKAIQYDLKIMKFFPANAPDSMTLLDAFYGPYPELEFIATGGVDDYLRRDFLECQNVVACGGSWPIKPALSNTPNLEELDRRLTLFYGQRSLA; this is translated from the coding sequence ATGTCATCTGTTCTTAACCTTATAAAGAGCGTGCAGTATATTCCTATATTCCAAGGGAAAGCAGAAACTGAACTTCACACAGTTTTAAGTCACCTCGAAGGCGTCTATGCACCGATCATGGAAATTCCACTGCGCTGTGAAGAAGCGCCAGAGCTGCTTCAACTTGCCAAAAAAACAGCGCCGCATTTCAAAATAGGCGCAGGATCAGTCTCAACTGTATCTGATGCGGAAAAAGCGTTAGATTGCGGCGCTGATTACTTAATGAGTGCTGGGGTGAATGATCGAGTTATGGCCTACGCCCTTGACCGAAATATTCCCATTTTTCCCGGTGTATACACGCCATCAGATGTTGAAAAGGCCATACAGTATGATTTAAAAATCATGAAATTTTTCCCCGCCAACGCGCCTGACTCCATGACCTTGTTGGATGCCTTTTACGGCCCATACCCGGAATTAGAATTTATTGCCACTGGCGGCGTGGATGACTATCTAAGACGCGACTTTCTGGAATGTCAAAATGTTGTAGCCTGCGGTGGAAGCTGGCCAATTAAACCCGCGCTCTCCAACACGCCCAATCTTGAAGAACTTGACCGACGGTTGACGCTTTTCTATGGACAGCGTTCCCTAGCCTGA